The Ramlibacter algicola genome segment GCGTTCGCCTTCTCCAGCTCGCCCTCGTCGATCTCGATCCCGAGCCCCGGCTTCTTCGGCACCTGCACGTAGCCGCCTTCGATCCGCAGCGGGTCCTTCGTCAATCGCTGGCCGTCCTGCCAGATCCAGTGGGTGTCGATCGCGGTGACCTTGCCCGGCGCCGCGGCGCCGACGTGGGTGAACATCGCCAGCGAGATGTCGAAGTGGTTGTTCGAATGCGAGCCCCACGTGAGGCCCCAGTCGCGGCAGGTTTGCGCGACGCGCACCGAGCCGGCCATGGTCCAGAAATGCGGATCGGCCAGCGGAATGTCGACCGACTGCAGCGCGAGGGAATGCGCCAGCTGGCGCCAATCGGTGGCGACCATGTTGGTCGCCGTCGGCAGGCCGGTGGCGCGGCGGAACTCCGCCATCACCTCGCGGCCGCTGAAGCCCTCTTCCGCGCCGCACGGGTCCTCGGCGTACGCGACGACGCCCTGCATCTTCTTGCCCAGGCGGATGGCTTCCTTGAGCGGCCAGGCGCCATTGGGGTCCAGCGTGACGCGCGCTTCGGGAAAGCGCTCGTGCAACGCCGTGACGGCATCGACTTCGGCATCGCCCGCAAGCACGCCGCCTTTCAGCTTGAAGTCCTCGAAGCCATACCGCTTCTGCGCCGCGTCGGCCAGCCGCACCACCGCCTCGGGCGTCAGCGCTACCTCGTGCCGCAGGCGCAGCCAGTCGTCCTGCGCGTCCGGCTCGCTGGCGTACGGAAGGTTCGTCTTTTGGCGATCGCCGACGAAGAACAGGTAGCCGAGCATCTGCACCGCCTCGCGCTGCATGCCTTCGCCCAGCAGCGCCGCGACGGGCAGGCCCATGAACTGGCCTTGCAGGTCGAGCAGTGCGGACTCCACCGCAGTGACCGCGTGGATGGTGGTGCGCAGGTCGAACGTTTGCAGCCCGCGGCCACCCGAGTCGCGATCCGCAAACTTCGTGCGCATCGCGTTCAGGATCGTCTGCAGGTTGGCGATCGGCTGGCCTTCGACGAGTGGCCGCGCGTCTTCCAGCGTCTGGCGGATCTTCTCGCCGCCGGGCACTTCGCCGAGGCCGGTGTTGCCGGCGCTGTCGGTGACGAGCACCACGTTGCGGGTGAAGAACGGCGCGTGCGCGCCCGAGAGATTGAGCAGCATGCCGTCGCGGCCGGCGACGGGGACGACGCGCATGTGCTTGATGGTGGGAGAGGTCATGGTTTTTTTGTCATTCCCGCGAGTTCAGGCATTGCCCCCGCGAAGGCGGGGGCTGGATTCCACCGCTTCCGCGTTTGAAGGTGTCGAATGGGAAGCGATGGATCCCCGCCTCCGCGGGGATGACGGGCCAGTGGGGTCCGCGTCCACTCGCGACTCATGTGATCGGCGCCGGATTGAACAGCACCAGCGAGTTGTGCAGCTTCCAGCGCTCGGCCCAGGTGCGGCGGCGGCCGCTGGCGACGTCCAGCATCAGGCGGAACAGTTCCCAGCCCATCTCCTCCACGGTCGCTTCGCCATCGGCGACGGCGCCTGCGTTGAGGTCGATCAGGTCGTGCCAGCGGCGCGCGAGGTCGGTGCGCGTGCCCACCTTGATCACCGGCGCTTCGGCCAGGCCGTACGGCGTGCCGCGGCCAGTGGTGAACACGTGCAGGTTCATGCCGGCGGCCAGCTGCAGCGTGCCGCAGATGAAATCGCTGGCGGGCGTGGCGGCGTAGAACAGGCCCTTGTGGCCGTCGGGTAGCTTCTCGCCGGGCGCGAGCACGCCGGAGATCGGCACCGAGCCCGACTTGATGATCGAGCCCATCGCCTTCTCGACGATGTTGGACAGGCCACCGGCCTTGTTGCCGGGGGTTGTGTTCGCGCTGCGGTCGACGTCGCCGCGCTGCAGGTACTCGTCGTACCACGCCATCTCGCGCGTGATCGCCTGCGCGACCTCGGGCGTGACGGCGCGGGCCGTCAACTGCTCGACCGCGTCGCGCACCTCGGTCGTCTCGGAGAACATGACCGTCGCCCCGGCACGCACCAGCAGGTCGGTGCAGTGGCCGACGGCTGGATTGGCCGTCACGCCGCTGAACGCGTCGCTGCCGCCGCACTGCACGCCGACCACCAGTTCGCTGGCGGGCAAGGTCTGGCGCTGGCGCGCGTTCAGGCGCTCGAGGTGCGGGATCGCCTGCCGCACGACCGAGTCGACCATGGACATGAAGCCCACGTGCTGCTCGTCCTGCAGGCGCACGATGTCCAGGCCCTCGGGGCCGATCGGGATCGAGCCGGGCGGCAAGAGCCGTTCGGGCTGCAGCTTCTCGCAGCCCAGGCTGACGACGAGCATCTCGCCGCCGAAATTGGGGTTCTGGGCGATGTGGCGCAGCGTGCGGATCGGGATCTCGGCATCGACGGCATCGATCGCCACGCCGCAGCCGTAGCTGTGCTCCAGCGGCACGACGCCGTCCACGTTGGGATAGCGGTGCAGCAGCTCCGAGCGGATGCGCTCGGCCGCCACGCGCGCGACGCCGGCGACGCACTGCACGGTCTGCGTGATGGCCAGCAGGTTGCGCGTGCCGACGCTGCCGTCGGCGTTGCGGTAGCCCTCGAAGGTGTAGCCCTCGAGCGGCTCCAGCGCCTGGGCGCCGCGCGTGGCCATCGGCAAGTCGTGCAGCTCGCGCGCCGGCGGCATCTTCAGCAGCCGCTCGTGCACCCAGCTGCCCGCGGGAATGTCCTTGACGGCATAGCCGATGGTCACGTCGTAGCGGCGCACAGCGCCACCGGACGGAATGTCGACCAGCGCGACCTTGTGCCCCTGCGGCACGCGATCGCGCACCACGAGGCCATCGTCGAACTTCGCACCCGGCCCCAACCCGCCATCGTTCGCGACGATCGCGACGTTGTCGGCGGGGTGCATCTGGATGCGGTGGGGCTTGGAGGTCATGGTCACAAAGGGATTGTCATTCCGGCGACCGCCGGAATCCATGCTGGTCCGGGCATGGATTGCGGGTCAAGCCCGCAATGACAAGCTTCTTCAATCAGCAGTGATCTTGCGCGTTTCGATCAGGTTCTTCCAGCGCGCGAACTCGGCGGCCTGGAACTTCGCGAAGTGCTCGGGCGTGTCGGCCACGATCTCGAAGCCCTGCGCCACGAGCTTGTCCTTGACGGCCGGGTCGTTCAGGATCGACGCGATCGCGTCACGCACCTTGGTCTTGACCTCCGCGGGCAGGCCCTTGGGGCCGGCGACGGCTTGCCAGGACTGCACTTCGGCGCCCTTGACGCCCTGCTCGGCCAGCGTGGGCAGATCGGGCAGCAACGTGTTGCGCTTCTCGCTCGCGACGCCCAGCGCACGCACCTTGCCCGCCTTGATGTGGCTGATGATGCTGTTGATGTTCACGAACGCGGCATCGACTTGCGCGCCCAGCAGGTCGTTGATGGCGGGGCCGCCGCCCTTGTAGGGGATGTGCACGCCGGAAGTGTCGGTCTGCTGCCAGAACAGTTCGGCCGACAGGTGGTCGGACGAGCCGGCGCCCGACGAGGCGAAGCTGATCTTGCCCGGCGTCTTCTTCAGGCCGGCAATCAGCTCGGCGACGTTCTTGTACGGCGAACTGGCGGGCACCACGAGCACGTTGGGCGCCTGCACGGCGACCGTGATCGGGTCCAGGTCCTTCAGCGCGTCGTACTGCACGGCCTTGATCAGGTGCGGCGCGATCACGAACGGGCCGAGCGACGACACGAACAGCGTGTAGCCGTCCGGGGCGGCGCGCTTGACGAACGCGGCGCCGATGGTGCCGGTGGCACCCGGCTTGTTGTCCACCACCCAGGTGCCGCCCAGCTTCTTGGGCAGCTCTTGCGCGATCACGCGCGCGATGGCGTCGGTGGAGCCACCGGGGGGGAACGGCACGACCAGCGTCACCGGCTTCTCGGGATACGCGGCCATCGCGCTGGTGGCGGCCGCGGCAGCCAGCGCGAGGCCGGCGAGCGTCTTCTTCAACATGGGGCTTGTCTCCTTGTGGTTGGATGGGATGGCGTCACTGCGGGCCGAGCTTGCGGATCAGCGCCGCGAGTTCCTCGACTTCCTGCGGCTTGAGGTCCGAGATCGGCGGGCGCACCGGGCCGGCGGTCTTGCCGACGATGGTGGCGCCGGCCTTCACGATCGAGACCGCGTAGCCCTCGCCCTTGTTGCGGATCGCGAGGTAGGGCAGGAAGAACTCGTCGAGCAGGCGGCCGGTGGTGACCGTGTCGCCGCTCCAGTACGCGTTGTAGAACTCCAGCGCGGTGCGCGGGACGAAGTTGAACACCGCCGACGAATACGTGGGTACGCCGAGCGCCTTGTACGCGTTGGCATAGACCTCGTGCGTCGGCATGCCGCCGATGTAGACGAAGCGGTCGCCCAGCTTCTGGCGGATGGAGACGATGCGTTCGATGTCGCCAAGGCCGTCCTTGAAGCCGATGAGGTTCGGGCAGCGCTCGGCCAGGCGGGCCAGCGAGTCCGCGGTGAGCTTCGTCGCGCCGCGGTTGTAGACGATGACGCCGATCTTCACGCTCTTGCATACCGCCTCGACGTGGCGCACCAGGCCGTCCTGCGACGCTTCGGTCAGGTAATGCGGCAGCAGCAACACGCCCTGCGCGCCGTTGCGCTCGGCTTCCTGCGCGTACTTGATGGCCAGCGTGGTGCCGCCACCGGCGCCGCCGACGATCGGCACGCGGCCCTTGCAGGTCTCGGCGGCCGTCTTGATCACCTGCGCGTATTCCTGCGGCTCCAGCGAGAAGAACTCGCCCGTGCCGCCGGCCGCGAACAGGACCGTTGCGCCATAGGGCATCAGCCACTCGAGGCGCTCGGTGTAGCCCCTCGGATTGAAGCGAAGGTCGGCGTTGAAGTCGGTCAGGGGAAAGGACAGCAGGCCACTGGAGAGGGCCGTCTTGAGGTCGTGGGGCGTCATCGCGGAGTCGGCGTTAGAGATAAGACATCGTACAACATGGAGAGCAGATGGGCTGCGGTTTTTCTTGTCACCCCGGCATGGATACCGGCGTTCGCCGGAATGACAACTTGGGGTTGTCATTGCGGGCTCGACCGCAATCCACACGAAGGGGCAACGCCCCGCATGGATCCCGGCTTCGCCGGATGACAAAGTACCCCGCCTAGCGCTTCGCAGCCGCCGCCAGTCTCTGCCTTCTCTCCTTGCTGTTCGCCAGGTGCGTGCGCATCGCCGCGCGCGCGCCGTCGGCGTCCTGGCGCTCGATGGCGGCCAGGATGGATTCGTGTTCGATGTTCACCCGCTGCAGGTACTCGAGCCGCTCGGGCGTCGCGGGCTGCGAGGCTTCGAGCCGCGCGCGCGGGATCATGGTGCCGCCCAGCGTCGCCATCAGGTCGGCGAAGCGGGCGTTCTGGGTCGCACGCGCGATCTCCAGGTGGAACTGGTAGTCGGGCCCGACGGCGTCGCGCCCGTCGGCCAGCGCCTTGCTGAAGGCGTCCAGCGCGGTGCGCAGCGCCTTCAGGTTGGCCGTCGTGCGGCGCTGGGCTGCCAGCGCAGCGCATTCGGTCTCGACGCCGATGCGCAGTTCGAGCACCGCGATCACGTCCCTGAGCGTGGCGACCTGGTTGGGCGCGATGCGGAACGACCCCGCGTCGCCATGCCCGATCACGAAGGTGCCCACGCCATGCCGCGTCTCGACCATGCCGGCCGCCGACAGGCGCGAGATCGCCTCGCGCACGACGGTCCGGCTGACGCCGAACTCCTCCATGATCTCGCCCTCGGTCGGCAGCTTGCTCCCCGCGGCGAGCCGCCCGTCGCGGATGCGGTCGCCCAGCGCCTGGACCAGGTCGGCAGTGAGGGAGCGGCGGGCAAGAACGGCGGTCACGGGCGGATTATGTCGTACGACGTCTTATTTCCCACCGCGTTGGAGACAAGCCGGCGATGAAGTCAAGGCGCTCGCTTGGCATCCATGTCGCGCACCAGCGCCCTCGCCTCGTCGCCTTCGGGGATCGGCTGGCCGCTGTCGCGCCACTGGACGGCGGCCTTGAAGCCTTCTGTCTGCGCATAACGGCGGAACCACATCCCCTCCGGGTTGTGGCGGGTGATGCCGTCGAACACCGTCGCGAGCTGCTGCGTCTGCTCCAGGCCCATGGTGAGCATCACGTTGTTGACGACCATCTTGTGCATCGCGAGATGGCCGCGCGGCACGCCGGCGATGCGGTTGGCGAGGCGCAGCGTCGCTTCTTCGAGCTGCCCGGCCGGCACGACCTCGTTCGCCAGCCCCCACGCGAGCGCGGTGCGGCCGTCGATGGTGTCGCCGGTGAACATCAGCTGCTTGGCGCGCGTGGGGCCGACGCGGAAGGTCCACATCGCCGTCGTCGGGCAGCCCCACACGCGGGTGGGCATGTAGCCGATGCGCGCATCCTCGGCCATCACGAGCAGGTCGCAGCACAGCGCGATGTCGCTGCCGCCCGCGGCCGCGTAGCCGTGCACCTTGCAGATCGTCGGCTTGGCGCTGCGCCACAGCGCCATGAAGTCGTCGGTGTTCCGCTTCATGTACGCGTAGTCGACCATCGGGTCCCACGGGAAGCGTTCCTGCTGGCACGGATGGTCGACCTCGCCCTGGCCGAAGTACCCGAGGTCGTAGCCGCCGCAGAAGCCCTTGCCCGCGCCCTCGAGCACGATGACGTGCACCCCGTCGTCGGCGTTCGCCCACTCCACCGCCGCGCGGATCTCGCGCGGCATGTCTTCGTTGATCGCGTTCAACCGATCGGGGCGGTTGAGGACGATGCGCGCGATGCGCGGGTTGGACGCGTCCTTGCGGACCAGGAGGGTCTTGAAATCAGGCATGCGGACCACCTTAGCCCGGAGGCAGGATCACCACTCTACCCGCGTCAGTGCCCATCCTTCCCGTCGATCACTTCGCGCGCGATGCGGAAGCTGTCGATCGCCGCCGGCACGCCGCAGTAGATGGCGGCCTGCAGGAACACTTCCTTGATCTCCTCGCGCGTGACGCCGTTGTTCAACGCGCCGCGCACGTGCAGCTTCAGTTCGTGCGGGCGGTTCAGTGCCGTGAGCATCGCCAGGTTCAACAGGCTGCGCGTCTTGCGGTCCAGGCCCGGGCGGTTCCAGATGTCGTTCCAGCAATATTGCGTGACGAGCACCTGCATGTCGTCGTTGAACGCATCCGCGTTCTTCACCGCGCCGTCGACATACGCCGCGCCCAACACCTCGCGCCGTGTCGCCAGCCCGGCCGCATTCAGCTTCTTCTCGTCCATGTCGTCTCCTGCATTTGCCCAAACATTCCGTGCGCCGCTGCCCAGCACCGGACGCGCTTGCGCGCCAGCGGCGCGACGGCGCCGCGCATCACCCCCGCAGGGCCCGTTCGATCGCCGCCACGTTGATCTTGCGCATCCCCATCATTGCCTCGAACACGCGCTTGGCCGCCGCGCGGTCGGGGGTGGTGATGCCTTCGGTCAGCACGCGCGGGGTGATCTGCCAGTTCAGCCCCCAGCGGTCCTTGCACCAGCCGCAGGCGCTTTCCTGGCCGCCGTTGCCGACGATCGCGTTCCAGTAGCGGTCGGTCTCGGCCTGGTCGTCGGTGGCGACCTGGAACGAGAACGCCTCGTTGTGCCTGAAGGCCGGCCCGCCGTTCAGGCCCAGGCACGGGATGCCCATCACCGTGAACTCGACCGTGATGACGTCGCCTTCCTTGCCCGACGGGTAGTCGCCCGGCGCGCGGTGCACGGCATCGACGCTGCTGTCCGGAAAGGTCTCGGCGTAGAAGCGCGCCGCCTCTTCCGCCGTGCCGTCGTACCAGAGGCAC includes the following:
- the gudD gene encoding glucarate dehydratase, whose amino-acid sequence is MTSPTIKHMRVVPVAGRDGMLLNLSGAHAPFFTRNVVLVTDSAGNTGLGEVPGGEKIRQTLEDARPLVEGQPIANLQTILNAMRTKFADRDSGGRGLQTFDLRTTIHAVTAVESALLDLQGQFMGLPVAALLGEGMQREAVQMLGYLFFVGDRQKTNLPYASEPDAQDDWLRLRHEVALTPEAVVRLADAAQKRYGFEDFKLKGGVLAGDAEVDAVTALHERFPEARVTLDPNGAWPLKEAIRLGKKMQGVVAYAEDPCGAEEGFSGREVMAEFRRATGLPTATNMVATDWRQLAHSLALQSVDIPLADPHFWTMAGSVRVAQTCRDWGLTWGSHSNNHFDISLAMFTHVGAAAPGKVTAIDTHWIWQDGQRLTKDPLRIEGGYVQVPKKPGLGIEIDEGELEKANALYQQHGLGARDDAIAMQFLVPGWKFDPKRPCLVR
- a CDS encoding VOC family protein — translated: MAGRKNIVCLWYDGTAEEAARFYAETFPDSSVDAVHRAPGDYPSGKEGDVITVEFTVMGIPCLGLNGGPAFRHNEAFSFQVATDDQAETDRYWNAIVGNGGQESACGWCKDRWGLNWQITPRVLTEGITTPDRAAAKRVFEAMMGMRKINVAAIERALRG
- a CDS encoding crotonase/enoyl-CoA hydratase family protein, whose protein sequence is MPDFKTLLVRKDASNPRIARIVLNRPDRLNAINEDMPREIRAAVEWANADDGVHVIVLEGAGKGFCGGYDLGYFGQGEVDHPCQQERFPWDPMVDYAYMKRNTDDFMALWRSAKPTICKVHGYAAAGGSDIALCCDLLVMAEDARIGYMPTRVWGCPTTAMWTFRVGPTRAKQLMFTGDTIDGRTALAWGLANEVVPAGQLEEATLRLANRIAGVPRGHLAMHKMVVNNVMLTMGLEQTQQLATVFDGITRHNPEGMWFRRYAQTEGFKAAVQWRDSGQPIPEGDEARALVRDMDAKRAP
- a CDS encoding Bug family tripartite tricarboxylate transporter substrate binding protein is translated as MKKTLAGLALAAAAATSAMAAYPEKPVTLVVPFPPGGSTDAIARVIAQELPKKLGGTWVVDNKPGATGTIGAAFVKRAAPDGYTLFVSSLGPFVIAPHLIKAVQYDALKDLDPITVAVQAPNVLVVPASSPYKNVAELIAGLKKTPGKISFASSGAGSSDHLSAELFWQQTDTSGVHIPYKGGGPAINDLLGAQVDAAFVNINSIISHIKAGKVRALGVASEKRNTLLPDLPTLAEQGVKGAEVQSWQAVAGPKGLPAEVKTKVRDAIASILNDPAVKDKLVAQGFEIVADTPEHFAKFQAAEFARWKNLIETRKITAD
- a CDS encoding FCD domain-containing protein; the encoded protein is MTAVLARRSLTADLVQALGDRIRDGRLAAGSKLPTEGEIMEEFGVSRTVVREAISRLSAAGMVETRHGVGTFVIGHGDAGSFRIAPNQVATLRDVIAVLELRIGVETECAALAAQRRTTANLKALRTALDAFSKALADGRDAVGPDYQFHLEIARATQNARFADLMATLGGTMIPRARLEASQPATPERLEYLQRVNIEHESILAAIERQDADGARAAMRTHLANSKERRQRLAAAAKR
- the kdgD gene encoding 5-dehydro-4-deoxyglucarate dehydratase, yielding MTPHDLKTALSSGLLSFPLTDFNADLRFNPRGYTERLEWLMPYGATVLFAAGGTGEFFSLEPQEYAQVIKTAAETCKGRVPIVGGAGGGTTLAIKYAQEAERNGAQGVLLLPHYLTEASQDGLVRHVEAVCKSVKIGVIVYNRGATKLTADSLARLAERCPNLIGFKDGLGDIERIVSIRQKLGDRFVYIGGMPTHEVYANAYKALGVPTYSSAVFNFVPRTALEFYNAYWSGDTVTTGRLLDEFFLPYLAIRNKGEGYAVSIVKAGATIVGKTAGPVRPPISDLKPQEVEELAALIRKLGPQ
- a CDS encoding carboxymuconolactone decarboxylase family protein; translation: MDEKKLNAAGLATRREVLGAAYVDGAVKNADAFNDDMQVLVTQYCWNDIWNRPGLDRKTRSLLNLAMLTALNRPHELKLHVRGALNNGVTREEIKEVFLQAAIYCGVPAAIDSFRIAREVIDGKDGH
- the garD gene encoding galactarate dehydratase, whose amino-acid sequence is MTSKPHRIQMHPADNVAIVANDGGLGPGAKFDDGLVVRDRVPQGHKVALVDIPSGGAVRRYDVTIGYAVKDIPAGSWVHERLLKMPPARELHDLPMATRGAQALEPLEGYTFEGYRNADGSVGTRNLLAITQTVQCVAGVARVAAERIRSELLHRYPNVDGVVPLEHSYGCGVAIDAVDAEIPIRTLRHIAQNPNFGGEMLVVSLGCEKLQPERLLPPGSIPIGPEGLDIVRLQDEQHVGFMSMVDSVVRQAIPHLERLNARQRQTLPASELVVGVQCGGSDAFSGVTANPAVGHCTDLLVRAGATVMFSETTEVRDAVEQLTARAVTPEVAQAITREMAWYDEYLQRGDVDRSANTTPGNKAGGLSNIVEKAMGSIIKSGSVPISGVLAPGEKLPDGHKGLFYAATPASDFICGTLQLAAGMNLHVFTTGRGTPYGLAEAPVIKVGTRTDLARRWHDLIDLNAGAVADGEATVEEMGWELFRLMLDVASGRRRTWAERWKLHNSLVLFNPAPIT